The window GACGACTCCaagctggtggcccgagtgaaaatGAGCACCGAGGCTCCAAAGGCTACTGAATTGGTAAAGGTTATGGAGATTCCATCTCGAGATGAGGGAGTCTCGGAAAGAGAATATGGCGAAGTCCCCGAGCCGTCGAGGATCGAGGATGCCTCCCATCATAATGAGCCAACGGTGGGTACGACTGTAGGGGATGATCTCGAGGCTCCCCGAGATGGGGAGAACTCCCCATGTgatccacttggggcaatagaaattggaggcacCCTGCTGCTCCCCTCGTTTTCTGAGGAGATtattcaagaggctcgggccttgaatACCCTCTCCATTGAAGGAGGCCACGGAAAGGAAAATCCCTTCCGTGATTATTTTACTGAGGTCGAAGACTCTACCGGCTTGGGTGACTTAGAGGTCTCGAGAAAGGACTCAGGTgaggcatcgagccttttcaacgaagctcaacaagCTCTTAATCGGGTAAGCCTTTATTCCCCTTGTTGATATTACCCTTGTGTTTGCTTTTTCCTTTATGTCTaacctcttttcttctttctgcgtaggcctcagcgcttcaacgggaagcattttctcggtctcgagctgagctgagtcggTATAAGGCCGACCTTAgagggctcacggaggagaggaatgccctcAGACTTCTCTGTGGGCAAAGAGAAGAAGAGActaaggacctccgagccgagttggccaaggctcaccaagatcagactgaCTTGACCGAACAggtaatgaaaatattaaaaactCATGGGCTCAATTCGGGAACGGTGggtaacatttcaatctcacagttaTAGCAGAAGATCGAGATGATCGGGCAGCTCAGTGAGGAGGTCGACATTAtaaaggcggagaccttggggtggaaagaaggtatggaccgctttgctgcaaaAAAAGAGATTTCTTtatcccaattgtcatcggccaaaagtcagcttcgaggcatgaaggaAAAAAGCTTGATTCAGGAGAAGAAAATAGAGGAACTCGATGTCCGGTTGGCTTctgaacttgcaaaggccaagtctgaagccgaaaaggcaaagtCCAAGGCAGAGGCACTCGTGGTCGTCTACCGGGCTAATGCTGAAGCCactcaagtccaagcgagagaggcagccaAGACCGCTcgaactcgagcatattggattgctgaactcgccaaatgccaatatCGGAGGGAAAcgctcgaggagatccacgctcgaggtttcgatcttttCGATGAAATAACAAAGTctagagagcatgaagccgaTGATAGAGAATTGGCCTCCTCCGATGATGATGTCAAGAGTAAGAGTGGGTCCGAGAGtagggaggacctcgatggagaagaagctgcccccgGAGAAAATCAGGAACCTTAGGGTTTTTCATTTTTAATCTTTTTGTATAGGGTTCTAATCGGACCTagtaaatattctcatatatataaagatctctttcttttccgacttgtctttattttattttctgccttgtgaaaattttgtttcattcatgccttatgaaagttttattcataagttcgaggatttaggcaatttgatcgaagtcaGACTAGTGTAGTCTTTATAATCAAGTGAGAGTTTGCCCGAACTCACATTAAGAGTAGCTCgtgggcttaatagtcgagtgagcatttgctcgaactcaaagtaatgtagcccttaggttttatggtcgagtgagtgtttgctcgaactcgaattaagaatagcccttaggcttaatggtcgggtgagcgtttactcgaactcgaagtaataagtagcccttagtcttaatagtcgagtgagcgtttgctcgaactcaaagtaacgtagcccttaggcttttatgatcgagtgagtgtctGCTCGAACTcgtagtaatgtagcccttaggctttatgatcgagtgagtgtctaactcgaagtaatgtagcccttaggctttatggttgagtgagtgtttgctcgaactcgttttaagagtagcccttaggcttaattgtcgagtgagcgtttgctcgaactcgaagtaatgtagccttttggctttatgatcgagtgagtgtatgctcgaactcgaagtaatgtagcccttaggctttatgatcgagtgagtgtttgttcgaactcgcattaagagtagcccttaggcttaatggtcgagtgatcgTTTGCTCTTTTTCATAGCTCGTTAAAATCATACATGTATTACAAGAATCATAAAATATATGGACTGATCCACCTCTACTTGATCTTAGCCAAAAAGCCAGGAAAGATATATTGATTGATCCGCCTTTAACTAACAAAATTAATACGATTCCAACAACTTCAAAGGGGAAAATATTAAAGTAAAAAGACAACAGACAAACTATGTGATTGTTATTAGCAATTACATCATTAGGATTCTTCACCTGCATCGAGTTGTTGTCCGTTTGATGTAGTATTTCCTACCAGTGGCCTTTTCACAGCTGAAAATGATAATGACAACAAAATCAGTGAAGTGTTTCATCATATAGCTAGGAAGAAATTCAATGCAATTTATACTAGTCTCGCCTATGTTTTACAACAGACCAATTGTAACTCTTTTTCTAGCCGAATTGATAATAGGATGGTTAGCTACTGTGAACTAATTCAAGGATACTTCTCTCCTCACACTGGTCCCTCAAACGAAGAAATAAAATTTGACGGCAATTTTATGTTTTGCAATGATAGACTGATAACATATCCATTACCTCCTAAGTAAGAAGCATATCAACCA is drawn from Nicotiana tomentosiformis chromosome 12, ASM39032v3, whole genome shotgun sequence and contains these coding sequences:
- the LOC138902424 gene encoding intracellular protein transport protein USO1-like, with amino-acid sequence MAKMSKTVPQKEDAYLSWSAGDKTLVEPRPKKCVAGGLGKDAIVRPLSGEEEASIPAPKPAKDKKRKKISTYEDPEPKKKVDRKMRKNIIFLTEESVRRLRDEDEEEEKDDSKLVARVKMSTEAPKATELVKVMEIPSRDEGVSEREYGEVPEPSRIEDASHHNEPTVGTTVGDDLEAPRDGENSPCDPLGAIEIGGTLLLPSFSEEIIQEARALNTLSIEGGHGKENPFRDYFTEVEDSTGLGDLEVSRKDSGEASSLFNEAQQALNRASALQREAFSRSRAELSRYKADLRGLTEERNALRLLCGQREEETKDLRAELAKAHQDQTDLTEQLSEEVDIIKAETLGWKEGMDRFAAKKEISLSQLSSAKSQLRGMKEKSLIQEKKIEELDVRLASELAKAKSEAEKAKSKAEALVVVYRANAEATQVQAREAAKTARTRAYWIAELAKCQYRRETLEEIHARGFDLFDEITKSREHEADDRELASSDDDVKSKSGSESREDLDGEEAAPGENQEP